The genomic stretch AATAAACGGAAGAAAGGCGATAGCGGTGTTATTTCATATTTCCCTAAAACAATGAAGGAGGCGTTGAGTACTGTAGAGAAAATTGAATCAAAAAATAGAAGATATTCAGTAGGCTTAATGCAGATAACCAGTACTAACTTTTCTCAATACGGTATGACGGCTGAGAAGCTATTCAACCCATGCAACAATTTATCAGTTTTCGAGAAAATAATAACGGATTGCTATACGAGGGGAGGGAATCTAGTTAATGGCTTGAGTTGCTATTATTCCGGCAGTTTTTCCACTGGAAAGAAACCTGAATCAAGCTTTGGTAATACCAGCTATAACCAACGCATTGGATATAACCAGCCAGCCGCTAAAAAAGTATGGGCTGTGCCATCTGTAAAAGAAGATATAAAGAAGGAAAAAGCATCACAGAAAATCTATACAAGCGAAAAAACAATTTATCCTCAATACGCCATGCGTGGCACTGTCCTAGATGAAAAGGAAACTATCAATGCTGAAAATTAATAAGCGCTATCTTACTCTATCCCTCTTTACTGCTGCTTTGCTGCTCTGCGTAGCTGAGCCTGCGTTAGCCGACGATGTATCAACTAAGACAGGGGGATTCTTTCAGAAAATTATTGATTTTCTTACTGACCAGCGTAAGCCAGCAATCACAATCATCTGTCTGATGATTGGTTACATCGCGCTCTTCTCACGCCAGCACATGGCATGGATCATTCCTCTCGTTATCGGGATGATTATCTTTATTATTGCGCCTTACATCCCGTCCTGGCTTCCGTAATAACAATACTTAAGAGGGGGCGTATTCATGAGTACCGTATTTAAAGGGCTGACACGCCCCGCTTTAGTTAGAGGGTTAGGTGTTCCACTTTACCCTTTTCTTGGAATGTGCATGGTTTGCGTTCTTCTTGGCGTCTGGATACACGATCTGTTGTATTTCCTTATCCTGCCAGGCTGGTTTGCTATAAAGCGGGTTACACAAATTGATGAGCGCTTCTTCGATTTGTTGTACCTGCGAACGGTTGTCAAAGGGCATCCGTTGGCAAACAAACGCTTCAGCGCCGTCCATTATGCGGGGAGCCAGTACGATGAAGTCGATATATCTAAAGTGGACAATTTTATGAAGCTGAAAGATCAAACGTCTATTGAAGCTCTAATCCCTTACTCCTCACACATCACTGATGACCTGGTTGTCACCAAAAATCGCGATCTGGTTGCCACATGGCAAGTTGATGGCGCTTATTTTGAATGTGTCGATGATGAAGATTTAACGCTGCTCACTGACCAGTTAAATACGCTTATTCGCAGCTTTGAAGGTAAGTCGGTAACGTTTTACACGCACCGAGTAAGGGTAAGAAAGGAAGTTAAGGTTGATTTTAACAGTAAAATTCCTTTTGTTAACCGGGTGATGAATGATTACTATTCTTCTCTTTCAAAACCTGAATACTTTGAGAATAAACTTTACCTGACGATATGTTATAAGCCATTCAATATTGAAGATAAGGTTTCACATCTTCTTTCAAAGAAAAAAGGTAATAAGAAAATATTTGATGAGCCTATCAATGATATGAATGAAATATGTGGAAGGCTTGATACATATCTTTCTCGTTTTCATGCTCATCGTCTTGGCCTGGTTGAAGAGAACGGGCGCGTCTTTTCAGATCAGCTTTCGCTTTTCCAGTATCTGCTGTCTGGCAAGTGGCAAAAGGTTAGGGTGACGAACAGTCCTTTCTATACCTACCTGGGAGGGAAAGATTTATTCTTTGGTAATGATGCCGGGCAGATTACAGCGTCTGAAAATGCAAGGTATTTTCGCTCTATTGAGATTAAAGACTACTTTCAGGAAACCGATGCGGGCATCTTCGATGCGCTGATGTATCTTCCTGTTGAATACGTCTTTACATCGTCTTTCACGTCTATGGATAAACAGGCCGCAATCAAGGCGCTTGACGATCAGATAGAAAAACTTGAAATGACGGATGATGCTGCAAAATCACAGCTTGCTGATTTGCATGTTGGGTTAGACATGGTGTCGAGCGGGTACAACTCGTTTGGTAAGTGTCACCTGACACTTGTTATCTTTGCTGACTCTCCAGAACGCCTGGTTAAAGATACGACTATCGTTACCACTACCTTAGAAGATTTGGGGCTTGTTGTTACGTACTCTACCTTAAGCCTGGGCGCTGCATTTTTTTCGCAGTTGCCAGGCAACTATAACCTGCGTCCGCGCCTCAGTATTCTTAGTAGTCTCAACTTTGCTGAGATGGAGAGTTTCCATAATTTCTTCCACGGTAAGGCAGACGGAAACACCTGGGGAAAAAGCTTAATGGCTCTTCGCGGCTCTGGTAATGACGTTTACCACCTCAATTATCACATGACGACAGAGAACATTAACTTTTTCGGCAAAAACCCTACGCTGGGGCATTGTGAAATCCTGGGAACCTCCAACGTAGGTAAAACCGTTCTAATGATGACCATGTCTTATGCGGCACAGCAATTCGGTACCCCTGAATCATTTCCGGCGAACCGCAAAGTCAGAAAACTTACTACTGTTTTCTTTGATAAGGACAGAGCCGGTGAAGTGGGTATTCGTGCTATGGGAGGGGCTTATTTCCGCGTGAAAGGTGGAGAGCCTACCGGGTGGAATCCGGCAGCTCTGCCGCCAACTAAGCGAAACATAGCTTTTGTCAAAGACATCATAAGGCTGATATGCAAGCTGAATGGTAACACCGTTGACGATTACCAGAACACGCTCATCTCGTCAGCCGTAGAGAGGCTCATGGAGAGGGAGGATCGTTCTTACCCAATCAGTAAGCTTATCCCGCTCATCATGGAGCCGGACGATGTTGAGACAAAGCGACATGGGATTAAAGCTCGCCTCAGAGCATGGAAGCAGGGCGGCGAATATGGATGGTTACTCGACAATGCCTCCGATTCCTTTGACGTCACTAATCTGGATGTTTTCGGCATCGATGGAACAGAGTTTCTTGATGATAAGGTTGTCGCTCCGGTTGCGTCTTTTTACCTCATTTATCGGGTAACAATGCTGGCAGACGGTCGCCGATTGCTGATCTACATGGATGAGTTTTGGCAATGGATAAACAACGATGCTTTCAAGGATTTTGTTTATAACAAGCTCAAAACCGGACGTAAGCTCGATATGGTTCTTGTGCCTGCAACGCAGTCACCGGATGAGCTAATCAAGTCACCCATTGCCGCAGCAGTCAGGGAGCAATGCGCAACACATATCTATCTCGCTAACCCTAAAGCAAAGCGCAGTGAGTATGTTGACGAGCTTCAGGTAAGAGATCTCTATTTCGACAAAATCAAAGCTATTGACCCTTTGTCTCGACAATTCCTGGTCGTTAAAAACCCGCAACGGCAGGGCGAACGGGATGACTTTGCAGCCTTTGCAAAATTAGACCTGGGTAAAGCGGCTTACTACCTTCCTATCCTCAGTGCTTCAGCAGAACAACTGGAGTTGTTCGACGAGATTTGGTCTGAAGGTATGGCACCGGAAGACTGGATTGATACCTATCTTGAACGCGCTAACCGTGGAGTAAGATAAAATGAAGAAACTATATCTGGCAGTAGCATTAAGCTGTTTCTCAGTAAACGCTCTAGCCCTGGCCGAGGGCGTGATCGTCCATGATGCAAAATCAGCCATCGATACGGCTTCGCAATGGGGGAAAGAAGCGAAGCAGTGGCAGAAAGAACTCACCGCCTATAAAGATGAACTGTTAACTAAAACCGGTATTCGTGACGTTCAGGGGCTTGTGCAGGATGCTCAGTCTGTTAGTAAGGAACTGACTGACATCTACGAACAGGGCAACTCCTTTATTGATAGTTACATACAAAACCCTAACGGCACGCTATCAGAGAAAGCTAAATCGCTTCTTACTGATTATCGCGTTACTGATACGTGCAAAGGGCTGGGCTATACAGGTAACCTCGTTCGCGGTTGTGAAGCCTCTTTCCTCTCTCAACTCGCCGGGGTTGAGTACGGCAACCAGCTCGAAAGTAAGCTTCGCAAAGACAACGCATCGATGAAAGACCTTATCGATCAGGTTAAAAATGCGAAGGACACCAAAGCCACGCAGGACGCGACGAACGCCATTTCGCTGGAAAATCTGAAGTTTGAGAAGCTTAAATTTCAGTATGAAATGTATCGCGATAAGCAGCGCGATCTAGCACAATACAAAGAGAAAATGGCTCAGGCTACTTACCAGAAACAACAGTTAGACGCCGTAAATGAGCCACTTTCTTATAAGGAACAATTTACGAAACAGAGTTTTGACCTTAACTAAGGAGTCATGATGAGAAAGCTAAATTTAATTCTGGTTGCAACAGGGTTGTCGTTCTTTTTAGCCGGATGTGAGGACGTTAAATCTGTTGATTGGTGGCAATCTCATCCTGATGAAGCGGGTAAAAAAGTGTCCGAGTGCAAGCAATCCGGCGATGACAGTGAAAATTGTCGTAATGCTAAAGATGGTTTGTTTCGTTATCAGCAGCTACACGCAAAATCACCGTCTTATAAGGACGCTTTTAAAAGCCCTACGAGTAAAGGTGAAAAATAAAAAGGAGCCTTTATGGCAACTTCTGATTTTTTCCAAACCGCTCGCGATGTAATACTTAATACTCTTGACCAGTCAAGTACTGGTCAATTAGAACGTATTTCGTCAATTGCATCCTCGCTGGGAAAGTTTGGAATATCAATATATATACTCTGGTATGCATATACCGTAATAATTGGGAAACAAAAGTCAGCCGTCCAGGATTTTTTATGGAATTTATGCAGGTTCTGGATGATATTGATTTTCGTAACTAATATGGGAGGCTGGTTAGATAGTGCAACTCAAGCTATAGATGGTCTGAAAGATTCATTTGCTGGCGGTGATCCGTGGTTATGGCTTGACCAGCTTTGGACTAAAACCCAACAGGTTGCAGCCTTCCTCATGTCTAAAGACCCTTCTACCTACGTTAAAACCGATGGCGCAATAGCTGCAATATTTACTTACGCAGGTGGCGTAGTTGCCCTTTTACTATGTTCCATCGTTTATTTTTCGGCAGAAGTCACGCTCAAGGTTCTTACCGTAACAGCGCCTTTATTCATTGTGTGTTTGTCTTTCGGGTTTTTAAGGCAAATGTTTAATAGCTGGCTTCAGCTTATATTTAGCTCCTTACTGATTTTCCTTTTTGGTGCTTTGGCTTTGAAAGCAGGTACGACTTTCTTTAACGGTATTCTTTCCGTATCAGTGCAGGATGCCGAACCGCTCAACCTGATAGCTACAGGTGCAACAGCAATGGTCGCGGGTGCATTTATGGCCTGGATTATCTGGCAGGCAAAAACCTATGCGTCACAGCTTGCCGGAGTTGGTGTTGAAGGAGCTTTACAGGGGGCGGCTGCTATGGGGCTAGGTGCGGCAGCATTCGGAGCCGGGCGCATGGCAGGTAAAGTGCTTGGCATGGGGAAAAATGCCGGGGCGGGTATGTTTAAGGGCTTACGGCGTGATAAAGGCGGTCTGAGTGAGTCCAACGGTGTTTCAGGAAAACTTGGTAATCTGGCAGGGCAAGGTATAAATATCGGAGCCAAGAAACTACGTAACGCAGCCGTTGAAATGGCAAAGAAAAAATATGGAGGCTAAATGAAACCTGAAATGTTTTTTTATTTAATGCTTATTTATGTAATGCTTATCCTTGTTGCGTGTACAATGGCTTTTATTTACGCCTTCATGTAATTGATTTCCTCAATCTGGTTTTTGCCGCTGCATAAAGCAGTGGCTCTCTTATTTTAAAATTTAGGTGGAATATGAAGAAATTAATCACTGTTATTGTGATGCTTTGCCTTGTCGGTTGTCAGGCAAAACATGAACTACCGCCAGTGTCAGGTAAAAGCGAACCTGTTAACTCAGCCGAGGTGATGAAAAATGGAATTTAAAATTCCGCAGTTAAAAAACTTCTCCTTCAAAAAGAAAAAAGAGGTGACTGATTCATCTACTTCTTTTGAAGAAAAAAACCAAAGGCTTCAGGAAAAGATGAACCGTGTTTATAAATACGGTGGCATGTCAGGAATAGCAGTAGGGCTATTATCTCTTCTGGCGTTAAATGCAGCTTTGCCGCTTAAAGAAACGGTTGTAGAGGCATATCTGATTAACGGCGTAACTGGAGTGGCTGAAAGATTAACTTCTGTCAAAAAAGAACATCTATCAGAAGATGAAGCTTTAGCAAAATACTTTATTGCTCAGTATATAAAGCGCAGGGAAGGATATAATTATTTCAGCCTTCAGCATGACTATGATTATGTGCTGCTTTACAGTGCTGAAAATGTTGCCACTAATTACAATGCCCTAATCAATGGAAAAGACTCGCCTAAGATTGTTTATAAAAAGGCCGAGCAAACAGCGACAGTGCAGGATGACCCATCCATTATTTTAAGTTCTTCATCACGTCCTGATGATAAAGATAAAGGTGCTTATATCCGTTTCCGGTTAAAAATCCGTGATGTGGCAAGTGGCGCAGAAAAAGATGAGTACTGGAATGTAAGGCTGACATATCGCATCGAGCCAGAAGTAGAAATGGCATCGGGTGAAAGGAATAACAATCCGCTTAAGTTTGTAGTGACTAGCTATGCTCGCGACAAAGAAGATAAAGGGTAAAGCACATGAAATTAAAAATGAATGCGTTACTTATCGCTGTTCTTATGGCTTCCAATATATGTAGCGCTGCCGTTATGCCAACTGGAAGTCGATATGATCCTAGAAACCAGCTTGTCACCTACAATCCGCAAAACACTACTGTCATAAACAGCGCGGTCGGATATACAACGACACTGGTTTTTGATGACGATGAAACTGTTATCAGTGCCAGAACGGGTTTTCCGCAAGGTTGGTCGGTGAATAAAGAGGACAACATTGTTTATCTGGAAGTTCAGCCCGTCAAACAGACGGTACAAAATAACAACACTGATGAGGATGGAAAACAATCATCTGAAGTGGTCAATGTTGCCCTCGACCCTGAAAACGATTTAGAGCGCTGGAGAACAAACCTCTTTGTTCGTACAACCAAACGTAATTACAGCATGGAGCTTAATGCCAAGACGTTCAAGCAACCGGACAAAATTGCATTCGTCATAAACTACCAGTACCCGCAGGAACGGCGCAAAGAGCAGGCAGAGATCGAGAAAAAGCGTATTGCGGCTTACAACAAGCAGAAGGAAGAGATGGCTATAAACCGTGAGCTGGAAAACGCCAAATCACCTCGCAACTGGCAATACACAAAGCGCGTTGCTGATGGTAGTCAGGATATAAGCCCGGATTTTGCTTTTGATGATGGACGCTATACCTGGTTTGGATTCAGCCCCATGAAAAAGATACCAAGTGTCTCTGTTATGAGCGGTGATGAAGAAACGCTCACCAACCCTGTAATAGTCACTCGCGGTCAAAATACATTGCTTGGCGTTCCCGTAGACAAGCGGTTTGTTTTACGCATGGGTAAACAGGTTGTCGGTATTGAAAACCGTGGATTCGGTAAAGTCCAGCTTCCAGCCGGAGACACCGTATCCCCGACAGTAGAAAAAGAGGTGATCCAGTGAGCGAACAGGAAAACAAAATCCCGACTGCTGTAGAAATAGAGCGCGAGCTACGTGAGCGCCGGCAGAAGGAACTAGAGGAAGCCAATAAAGAAGGTGAACAGGAAGAATCTACAGGAACAGCACAACGACTCGGCATCGAGAAACTTAAAAAATCCCGTAAGGGTATGATAGTGCTGCTTGCCGCCTTCCTTCTCTTAGCTGTTGGGGTAAGTTTTTATTTTGTACCGTCGATTATTCGTTCAATGTCCAGTTCTGATGACAAGCCAGCAAACCAGACCGTTCCAACAGGCACAGTAAAGCGCCAGACAGGATTAAGTGATGATGTTGATCCATTTAATCAGACCACGCAGGGGCAGAAAGAGGACGATAAAGGCACCACAAAGGACGACTCAGGCAAACATGAGCAGTCAGAGACTAAGCCAGAGAATATGCAACAGAGGTACAGCCGAGCGCTTGACGTTGCTTATGGGGGTAGTAGTGGTTCTGGAAGCAGCAATAGCTCTGCACCGACCTCACAGGAACATAAAGATGACCCTAGAGAGGGTTCAGGAAGTTCTGAGGGAACTGTAGAACCGGTTAAAAACGGGGCAGTCTCATTGTCTGATATAAAACGTGTTCCATATGACCCTAATCTGTTTATTCCTGAAAATACCGCTATCAAATGCTCCCTCGACAGGCGATTTATATCGGATCTTGCCGGAAAGCTTACATGCACCATTAATGAGGACGTTTACAGCGCTAACCGCAACGTAAAACTCATTAAAAAAGGAACGGCAGCTTATCTCATGTATAAATCTGGCATGTTACGACACGGTCAGGGTGCCGTGTTTATCGCTGCCACTAAACTCCGAACGAGGGAAGAGCCATTCATTGATATTCCTCTTATAGATACCCAGGCAGCAGGGGCTATGGGTGAAGCTGGGGCGACTGGCTGGATTGACACTCATTTTAGCGACCGTTTCCTCGGAGCTATGATGATAGGTATGATCCCCGACTTTGCTCAGGCTGCAAGCGGGGCAGCAAAAAACAATAAAGATAATCAGACCGATTACACAGCAAACAGCCGCCAGGCATTTGCTGATATTGCGAGAGAGTCTTTCTCCAATAGCGTAAACATCCCTCCTACGCTCTATAAAAATCAGGGCGAAATTATTACGCTTATCGTTGGTCAAGATCTGGATTTCTCAAAAATCTACAAGCTGAAATTGAAATAAGAGGCCAGTTAACGGTTATGACAGTAAATAATGAAAATCGTCATATTGTTTATGACATAGTTAATGATTACTTTAGCAAGTGGCTAAACAATTCAGATGGGCTTACTGAAATAGCCGTTAACAGACCTGATGAGTTGTTCACTAAAATAAAGGGGAGGTGGAAAAAAGAAGAAACAAGCATGAGTTTTCAAGATTGTCTGTCCTTTGCTTCATCGATTGCCGATTACCATGATGAGGGTTCTGTCACTCCCGAATATCCATTGCGCTCAGCTACCTTACCCGACGGCGAACGTGTCCAGATAGTTATCCCTCCGGCAACTGAAAAAGAAACCGTGTCAATAACGATAAGGAAGCCATCAAGCGTTTTTCTCAATCATGAGCATTTTGTTAAGCAAGGTTTTTATTCGAAGTTGAATGAAGGTATCGACTTTGGAAGTAATCAGGATGATCTTAGCGAACTTTATCGAAAGAAACGGTTTGAAGAGTTTATCCCGGAATGTTTAAGACACGGTAAGACTATGGTTTTTTGCGCTGGCACAGGCGCAGGGAAAACCACCTTTGCTAATGCTTGTCTTGAATTTATTCCTCATCATTTACGCTGTATTTCCATTGAAGATACTGATGAGGCGAAGTTTAAATTCCATGAAAATCACGTAAAACTTTTCTACCCCGCCGAGGGTGAAAACAAAATTGTTACCTCCGCTACTTTGCTACGTTCGGGTTTCCGTATGAATCCTGACAGGATTTTAAGTACTGAGATTCGAGGTGCTGAAGCATGGGATTTTCTAAAAGGCGCAAGCTCTGGTCATGCGGGAAATCTAACGACAGTACATGAAGACAATCCCATAGATGCCGTTTTAGGTATTGTACAGCGATGCTATATGAATCCAGAATGTCAAAACCTTCCTTACAATATCATCCTGAGACGTGTTTTAAGTAATATCGATGTGATAATGAGCATTAAGTATATGGGTGAAGAAGATACTCGTTTTGCTTCAGGTATCTACTACCGTCCGGTTGATTTTGAAAAATACTTTTCAATGCTTAAGGAGTAAAGTAATGTCTTTAAAACTCCCCGATAAGGCACAGTGGGCTTTTATAATACTGATAATGTGTTTAGTGGCTTACTATGCAGGTTCGGTAGCAATATACTTTTTTAATCATAAGACGCCTCTTTATATATGGAAGCATTACGCTTCTATGCTTTTGTGGCGGGTGATGATTGACAGTAGCGTTAAAAGCGAAATCAGGCTGACATCAGTTTATTCTTTATTGTCGGGGTTACTGGCATCGTTAGCTGCTCCTGTTTTTATAATCTGGAAAATCAACCAAGACGATGCTCCTTTGTTTGGTGATGCTAAGTTTGCCAGCGATGCAGATTTAAAAAAATCAAAGTTATTAAAATGGGAAAGGGAAAATGATACTGATATTCTCGTTGGGCGTTATAAAGGAAAATATCTTTGGTATACGGCTCCCGATTTTGTTTCTCTGGGCGCGGGAACGCGAGCAGGTAAAGGGGCTGCAATCGGCATCCCTAACATGCTTGTCAAAAAACACTCAATAATTGCTCTAGATCCTAAGCAAGAGCTATGGAAAATCACCAGTAAAGTCAGGGAAATCGTACTAAGAAATAAAGTTTATCTTCTCGACCCGTTCAATACCAAAACACATCAGTGTAATCCACTTTTCTATGTGGATTTGAAGGCCGAAAGTGGAGCAAAAGACTTACTCAAACTGGTTGAAATCCTTTTCCCTTCTTTTGGTTTGACAGGGGCAGAGGCTCACTTTAACAACTTAGCCGGACAGTACTGGACAGGCCTGGCTAAACTCCTCCACTTTTTTATAAATTTTGCGCCTGAGTGGATTGATGAGTTTAGAATCAAGCCTGTCTTTTCAATTGGTACTGTTGTTGATTTATACGGCAATATTGACCGTGAGCAGGTATTGAGCAACCGTGAGACTTTTGAAGAACTTGTGCAGGGAAACGAAACAGCCCGGTATCATTTACAGGATGCTCTTACCAAAATCAGGGAGTATCACGAAACCGAGGATGAACAACGGTCAAGCGTAGACGGTTCTTTCAGGAAAAAAATGAGCCTCTTTTATCTGCCTACCGTTCGTAAATGTACGGATGGTAATGACTTTGATTTACGCCAGATGAGAAGAGAAGACATTACTGTCTATGTAGGGGTTAACGCGGAAGATATGATACTAGCGTATGACTTTCTAAACCTGTTCTTTAACTTAGTGGTAGAGGTTACGCTAAGAGAAAATCCTGATTTCGACCCTACATTAAAACATGACTGTTTATTGTTTCTCGATGAGTTCCCTTCAATTGGCTACATGCCGATAATCAAAAAAGGTTCCGGCTATATAGCTGGCTACAAACTGAAGTTATTAACCATCTATCAAAACATCAGCCAGCTAAATGAGATATACGGAACGGAGGGGGCTAAAACTCTCATGAGCGCGCATCCATGCCGTGTTATCTACGCAGTAAGTGAAGAAGATGACGCTAAAAAAATATCAGAAAAGCTGGGGTACATAACTACAAAATCCAAAGGCTCAAGTAAAACTAGCGGTAAAGCCACATCACGAAGTAACTCAGAAAGTGAGGCTCAGCGTGCATTAGTTCTGCCACAGGAACTAGGTACTCTCGCTTTTTCAGAGGAAATGATAATCCTCAAGGGTGAGAATCCTGTAAAAGCAGAAAAAGCACTCTACTATCTCGATCCATATTTTATGGACAGATTGATGTTAGTTAGCCCGAAGCTGACAGCGCTTACAGCAAGCATCAATAAAACTAATAACATCTTTGGTGTTAAAGGAATCAAATACCCATCGAAAGAAAAAATGCTTTCAGTCGGTGAACTTGAATCAGAGGTTTTACTATGAAGAAAATAATTTTGTTGGCTGCTGTCATAATGTCAGGTTGCTCTTCTCCGCCCGAACCCCCGCAGGTTGACTGGGGTAACAAGCCCGAATCGATGAACTCTCAACTACCAAGTTGGCAACCTACCAATCGGGTTATTAAATCAGAAAAAGTCACTTCAACGTGGATGAAGGTGGTGCGCAATTTCTTACCTGAAAATCGCCTGTATGATGACTCAGTTTTCTATGCTGTAGCCCACTCACCAGAAATTATTGTTGAAGCAAGTAATGGCAGCGATTTTTTCACCGCAAAAAAATGGCTTCGAAATAATGGCGCGTATGGGGTTATTCAGTACAGGTATAAATCTAATGGCTTTGGTGTTCGTTCAACCAATATATATTTTGAAAGAGGGTGAAAATGAAAATCATGCTCATAGCGGCTATTGTCGGCTCATTAATTTCTTGCCCTGCTTTAGCAAGAAAACACAATCATACCGACGGACTAAATCAGGTAGGCGATCCCTGCCTTCTGATGACGTGCATGATTGGGAAACTACAGGGCGATATGCAGCCAGCTTGCCAGCCTGTTAACCAGCGATTCTTTAACGTGCGTGTATTCACACCCTACTATAACCCTGAAGCCACGGCGCGACTCAGACAAAGTATCCTGACCAGATGTGAAGGCTCTGTTGAGAACAGAGATAACCTTGAGGCCGTTATAGAGAGATATGGTCGCTCATTCCAGGAATAAGAGAACGCCTTACATCGCAGATTTTTAATCTGCGATGTAAGGGGTTGAACAACCGAAGGGCGTTAGAAACGTATCAGCAAGCTATGAAAATATTCACCTTATTAACATTCACAATCGCCATATCGTCACCCTCTTTTCTGATCGCAGCGGAATTAAGCGGCAAAGTAACGCGCGTTCTCGACGGCGACACCATTGAGGTATTACAGGATAAAACACCTGTTAGAGTTCGCCTTGCTAACATCGATGCGCCGGAAAAGAGACAGCCCTTTGGGAGCTGGGCCAGTAAACAACTTAAAAGCCTGATAGCTGGGCAGCCTGTTACCGTGACATATACGCAAAAAGACCGCTACGGACGTGTGATCGGGCGCGTATTCACGACGAACGGCACGGAGTCAAACCGCTTTATGGTGCAATCCGGGGCTGCATGGGTGTATGACCACTTCAACACAGATACTTCCTTGCCTTCTCTGCAACGGGATGCTCAGAAGCAAAAGCGTGGCCTGTGGGCTGACAGTCAACCAGTGCCCCCGTGGGAGTGGCGTCACAGTCATTAAATTTGGGAGATAAATTATGAATGAGTCTGAAAAAAAACGTTTCAATGACCGGGTTTGTGTAGGTCAGGTTCGTATCAGCGCAGACGTTTATATCACTTCTGGCATGTCAGAAAGTGCGGCAGAGGTCGAAATAAAAGTTCCTAATGAAGATTATCAAAAAGAACTGGAGTTATATGAACGTATTTGCGATTTTGCTTTACTTCACGGAGAGGATTTACAAGGATTATTTCAGACGCGAAGTTATTACTATATGTCGTGTTTCATCCGAAACACTGACGCATTTAAGCAGGTGTTTGGAGAGTATGACGCTTTAAAACCTTTATTCAATCACGCTAAAGGCGATGCGGCTGAGTTTCTTATTAGCTTTCCAGAGAGAAGCAATTATGAAGCTCAGGAACCAGTTAAAGACGCTTTTCTAAAGCTGATAAAAAACCATGTTAAAACGCTTGACGAAATTACATGGCATAGTTTTGAAAACAGAGCATTAACAGGCGAAACAGAGGGAGGGGGAATCGACTTAATTACAAAAGAGAGTTTTGATTTTGAGGACGAGCGCGACAAGATTACAACCTTATCTCGTGAAGATTTTGTCCAGTATACATTATCTTCTGCTTTTGAAGTTGATTACTATACCACCCCTTTGTTCAAAGGTGCCGAGGCTATCGGTGAGATTGATGGCTTTCGGGTATTCTATAATTCCAGGGGGTTTTACTTTTACTGGAATGAAGACACTGAATTTCTTCTTGAAAGTTGGCTGACCTATCCGTCTTATCCATACGGCTGGCTATCCTGAAA from Pantoea sp. CCBC3-3-1 encodes the following:
- a CDS encoding type IV secretion system protein — encoded protein: MEFKIPQLKNFSFKKKKEVTDSSTSFEEKNQRLQEKMNRVYKYGGMSGIAVGLLSLLALNAALPLKETVVEAYLINGVTGVAERLTSVKKEHLSEDEALAKYFIAQYIKRREGYNYFSLQHDYDYVLLYSAENVATNYNALINGKDSPKIVYKKAEQTATVQDDPSIILSSSSRPDDKDKGAYIRFRLKIRDVASGAEKDEYWNVRLTYRIEPEVEMASGERNNNPLKFVVTSYARDKEDKG
- a CDS encoding TrbG/VirB9 family P-type conjugative transfer protein, whose protein sequence is MKLKMNALLIAVLMASNICSAAVMPTGSRYDPRNQLVTYNPQNTTVINSAVGYTTTLVFDDDETVISARTGFPQGWSVNKEDNIVYLEVQPVKQTVQNNNTDEDGKQSSEVVNVALDPENDLERWRTNLFVRTTKRNYSMELNAKTFKQPDKIAFVINYQYPQERRKEQAEIEKKRIAAYNKQKEEMAINRELENAKSPRNWQYTKRVADGSQDISPDFAFDDGRYTWFGFSPMKKIPSVSVMSGDEETLTNPVIVTRGQNTLLGVPVDKRFVLRMGKQVVGIENRGFGKVQLPAGDTVSPTVEKEVIQ
- the virB10 gene encoding VirB10/TraB/TrbI family type IV secretion system protein — translated: MSEQENKIPTAVEIERELRERRQKELEEANKEGEQEESTGTAQRLGIEKLKKSRKGMIVLLAAFLLLAVGVSFYFVPSIIRSMSSSDDKPANQTVPTGTVKRQTGLSDDVDPFNQTTQGQKEDDKGTTKDDSGKHEQSETKPENMQQRYSRALDVAYGGSSGSGSSNSSAPTSQEHKDDPREGSGSSEGTVEPVKNGAVSLSDIKRVPYDPNLFIPENTAIKCSLDRRFISDLAGKLTCTINEDVYSANRNVKLIKKGTAAYLMYKSGMLRHGQGAVFIAATKLRTREEPFIDIPLIDTQAAGAMGEAGATGWIDTHFSDRFLGAMMIGMIPDFAQAASGAAKNNKDNQTDYTANSRQAFADIARESFSNSVNIPPTLYKNQGEIITLIVGQDLDFSKIYKLKLK
- the virB11 gene encoding P-type DNA transfer ATPase VirB11, translating into MTVNNENRHIVYDIVNDYFSKWLNNSDGLTEIAVNRPDELFTKIKGRWKKEETSMSFQDCLSFASSIADYHDEGSVTPEYPLRSATLPDGERVQIVIPPATEKETVSITIRKPSSVFLNHEHFVKQGFYSKLNEGIDFGSNQDDLSELYRKKRFEEFIPECLRHGKTMVFCAGTGAGKTTFANACLEFIPHHLRCISIEDTDEAKFKFHENHVKLFYPAEGENKIVTSATLLRSGFRMNPDRILSTEIRGAEAWDFLKGASSGHAGNLTTVHEDNPIDAVLGIVQRCYMNPECQNLPYNIILRRVLSNIDVIMSIKYMGEEDTRFASGIYYRPVDFEKYFSMLKE
- a CDS encoding type IV secretory system conjugative DNA transfer family protein, producing MSLKLPDKAQWAFIILIMCLVAYYAGSVAIYFFNHKTPLYIWKHYASMLLWRVMIDSSVKSEIRLTSVYSLLSGLLASLAAPVFIIWKINQDDAPLFGDAKFASDADLKKSKLLKWERENDTDILVGRYKGKYLWYTAPDFVSLGAGTRAGKGAAIGIPNMLVKKHSIIALDPKQELWKITSKVREIVLRNKVYLLDPFNTKTHQCNPLFYVDLKAESGAKDLLKLVEILFPSFGLTGAEAHFNNLAGQYWTGLAKLLHFFINFAPEWIDEFRIKPVFSIGTVVDLYGNIDREQVLSNRETFEELVQGNETARYHLQDALTKIREYHETEDEQRSSVDGSFRKKMSLFYLPTVRKCTDGNDFDLRQMRREDITVYVGVNAEDMILAYDFLNLFFNLVVEVTLRENPDFDPTLKHDCLLFLDEFPSIGYMPIIKKGSGYIAGYKLKLLTIYQNISQLNEIYGTEGAKTLMSAHPCRVIYAVSEEDDAKKISEKLGYITTKSKGSSKTSGKATSRSNSESEAQRALVLPQELGTLAFSEEMIILKGENPVKAEKALYYLDPYFMDRLMLVSPKLTALTASINKTNNIFGVKGIKYPSKEKMLSVGELESEVLL